TTTATGTCATGTTTTCCTATCCAAGGTCAAGTCCTCTGATATAGAGAAGTTATGTGGTTCGTGGGAAGAATTTCCCCCCATTGGAATGTTCTTCCTGGAAAGTTGATGTCTGGAAATATAATGCCTAGCAACATGGTTTTTATATGTTTGATTGACCATAGGAAAGTGGCATATTACAGAGTGATTTATGTTTGATTGGGCATCTACTTttctagaaaaattatataaaatacatGTTATGCCTTTGATAAAGGGAAAAACTTTAACCCATTCCATCTAAAAGCTTAGGGGCACTTTTGTCCAAAAAAATTACCCCAATTCCTAGCCCGTAGAAAACTGACTTTCCTATGTCCACATGGATTTTTCTTTCCCATAAAATATGGAAATCTTATTCCATAGAAAAGCTGTTTTCCCATTTCTCTCCTTTGAAAACTCCATCTTCCTGCAAACCAAACAAGTCCAAAATGTTTCTCTGATACACTGCCTGAATCCAGGTATTGATCGATATCATCAACTTTTTATTAAACCTTCATCCTAGACTTGGAGCCACAAAGGAGGAGTCTCTAACCAAAGTTACAAAATGCTGAAAACACCTGGAGAAATTCTCACACTCTCCTTTACTTATGCAATTACTAAATAACATCTAAAATGCTATAGAGTCACAGTGTCTACCAATCTCCAAGTGACTTGTGTTAGTGACCTTGCACAGTAATATAAACAAAATAACATGAATAATGGAAAAGGATAGGAATATAAAGAAAATGAGTAACTATATAGATGCTAATAAGATGAATAAATTTCCACATAAATCACACATTTGGTTATTTCCCACCATTAATGGATTCCTAACTGTATATGTGACAATTACCAGTCACCTGGGTTACTGTTTTCCTAATTCCCTTTCCTTTAGTCTTGCTAGCATGCAACCAGGAAACAAATGTAATCCTTTCTGGTAGGGGTATCTCACTGCTAAATTAGTCAGCAGGAAAATGCATTTGATAAGCCATCCACCCGACTCTCTTACAAACACCTAGTTCATTAACATCTAACAGTTCGCAATTGTTTTCAGCATATACAAATTTCACCAGAAGTGCACATACAATAAGAGATTGTCAGTATGACAGGAATGATACAGATTGAAGCTTAATGCATGAATGTACAGGTGAGTCTGTGTCAAATGCAAGCATTTATGATTGGATAAAATAAATAGTTGCAATCTAAGCATTGCATATGGGAATAGTTGGAATGCAAAATTGGAATTGCTCGGAAGGATGTACTTACATGGGAAATGCAAAGGAACGTGTGCTGGTTGTGCTACTATCAGACCGAAGAGAGATGCTACCTGAATAGGGTATATGCCCTGATGATACAATTGGGCCTGACAGGTAAACAGGCTCGGAGTAGTTTAAGTCTCCATGATTATTATGAACAAATGAACTTCGAGCTGAAGCTGTAGCATTATCAGAAACTGCCTCTTCAGTTACTGGATCATTTTTAGCCTGTCCATCTTTTTGCCGATCTATTTTCTGATTGCTCTCCTCCTGGCCACTTATGGATGCTGCTCCGGAGACTCCATTTTCCAACTCAGCATTACCAGGATTTCCCACTGTCCCACCACTTTGATTGGCCTCTTTGGCATCAGATGGCACAGCTGTATCTGGAGAGCAAACATCTTTTAGCAGACCTGGTGATAAATTGTTACTGGGATTTTCCTGGATTTCATTGCTTTCCTCAGACCCACAGACATCAGATGAAGCTGATGCAGAACAGCCCTCTTGCAATGTATCCTCTGACAAACTTTTAGCAGGACTTTCCTTGACCCCATTACTCTGCCCAGACTCTCTGACATCAGATGAAGCAGATGTGGCCATCGAGCACCCCTCTTCCGCTGTGCCCTGTGATAAACAAATAGAAACATTTTCCTTGGACCCACAGCATAGGTTGGATTGTCTGGCATCAGATGTCACAGCTGTGGTTATAAAGCACTCCTCTTCCAGTGCACCCTgtgataaatcatagacacaaaaTGTTGATAATATTCCAACTTGGCTGATCGTGTTCCTGTATCACTGGAAGCACATTTCTATGGTCTATGtggctaattaaaaatttattatttgagaAACCCAGGACAGCAACTGAAAAGCATGAGAAGAGTCAACTATTCTGCTAACCTGCAGGAATGTTGACTAAacatttttcttcttcaattccTGATTAACAATAAACAGGAGATACTTTTGAGTTAAATGCAGGAAATGGAGACATGTTTGTTTCCTCTTGAACCTCTAGTCTCAAAAGGCAACAAGATTATATCAGGTGTTTAAAGACCCTTATTCTGGTCATAAAGTTGCAATCCCACACGGTCGGTAACCAATCCATGAAGATTCAGTGTTTTAAATGAAtgataaatcatgaacatttcataTTATCTCAAATTATCTTATATGATAGTGGCATATCATGGGaatcatttaaaattatcatagaatCGACTTCAATAACTGACAATTCAGGGACAAAAGACCAGGTTTTATATTTACATATCAGAACAAATAATTGAAAGTGCTGCTGCACATCAAGTACCTGATTAAATTTTTGACGATCAGCCAGTTGCTCAGTGCTGCAGTCAAAATTGGCAGGCTGCACTTGCTGGGGATCTGTTTCAATCTCTTGCAGAGAGAGGAACTGCTTAAAACTGATTGTCTCATCAGGTATATCACATACGAATGGATTAGTTGAACGACACTTGGCTCCAACTTCAGATAAACTCTCAGAAGAATGTTTATGATCATCGCTGCAGTTGAAATTGGTTGGCTCCACTTGCTGAGGGTCTATTTCAAACTCATGCAGAGGGTGGAATTGTTTTAAACTGATATTCTCATCATACATATCACTTAAGAATGGATTAGCTGTATCAAACTTATCTCCAACTTTGGATAAACTCCCAGAAACATGTTGCTCCTCTCCATCCTTTTCAACAGAAGTAAGATGCCCATATGATGGAGACTTCAAATCATCTGCAGTGGTTGCGGCAGCAGCTGCCATTTCTTCGCTTAGAGCACTATTTCCACTTGCCACAGGATaattaaaaatagaagaaagcaGCTGGCTTGACTCATCATTTTCCACCAAAATCTTTTTGAGGGAACATATCCCTTCATCAACACATATGTCCTTTATACTGTTACAAGCACCATCTTTATAGCAGCCTATCAACTCTGGTAGTTCAATTTCAGTAACAGTTTTGTCAGTGCAAAGAACTGTCTCATTTTCACCCAATTTAATTTCATCAGCAGGAAGGGTAAATGGATATTCCATACATTTACCATCATTCATCTGTCCAGAAAAGGATTCTTCAGTGCCCACATAAATTTGCTTTGATGGATCTGAGAATTCACAAGCCTTTTTCTGTGTAGATGACataagatcatcttctccttcccATACAGCCTTGTTCTCTACATCCAACATactaatcatcaaatgattgtcATTATGTCTAAGGATTTGGAggcaaaattatattttagaactATGGCAATGTGGTAGTTCACCATCTGCAAGCAAGCACAGATCATAATGCTCAAGAACATTGCAAAGCTTAGATG
Above is a genomic segment from Elaeis guineensis isolate ETL-2024a chromosome 1, EG11, whole genome shotgun sequence containing:
- the LOC105061062 gene encoding uncharacterized protein isoform X4, whose amino-acid sequence is MSSTQKKACEFSDPSKQIYVGTEESFSGQMNDGKCMEYPFTLPADEIKLGENETVLCTDKTVTEIELPELIGCYKDGACNSIKDICVDEGICSLKKILVENDESSQLLSSIFNYPVASGNSALSEEMAAAAATTADDLKSPSYGHLTSVEKDGEEQHVSGSLSKVGDKFDTANPFLSDMYDENISLKQFHPLHEFEIDPQQVEPTNFNCSDDHKHSSESLSEVGAKCRSTNPFVCDIPDETISFKQFLSLQEIETDPQQVQPANFDCSTEQLADRQKFNQGALEEECFITTAVTSDARQSNLCCGSKENVSICLSQGTAEEGCSMATSASSDVRESGQSNGVKESPAKSLSEDTLQEGCSASASSDVCGSEESNEIQENPSNNLSPGLLKDVCSPDTAVPSDAKEANQSGGTVGNPGNAELENGVSGAASISGQEESNQKIDRQKDGQAKNDPVTEEAVSDNATASARSSFVHNNHGDLNYSEPVYLSGPIVSSGHIPYSGSISLRSDSSTTSTRSFAFPILQPEWNSSPVKMAKADHSHLRKHRGWRVGLLCCRF
- the LOC105061062 gene encoding uncharacterized protein isoform X3; this encodes MISMLDVENKAVWEGEDDLMSSTQKKACEFSDPSKQIYVGTEESFSGQMNDGKCMEYPFTLPADEIKLGENETVLCTDKTVTEIELPELIGCYKDGACNSIKDICVDEGICSLKKILVENDESSQLLSSIFNYPVASGNSALSEEMAAAAATTADDLKSPSYGHLTSVEKDGEEQHVSGSLSKVGDKFDTANPFLSDMYDENISLKQFHPLHEFEIDPQQVEPTNFNCSDDHKHSSESLSEVGAKCRSTNPFVCDIPDETISFKQFLSLQEIETDPQQVQPANFDCSTEQLADRQKFNQGALEEECFITTAVTSDARQSNLCCGSKENVSICLSQGTAEEGCSMATSASSDVRESGQSNGVKESPAKSLSEDTLQEGCSASASSDVCGSEESNEIQENPSNNLSPGLLKDVCSPDTAVPSDAKEANQSGGTVGNPGNAELENGVSGAASISGQEESNQKIDRQKDGQAKNDPVTEEAVSDNATASARSSFVHNNHGDLNYSEPVYLSGPIVSSGHIPYSGSISLRSDSSTTSTRSFAFPIRSGIAAQSKWQRQTTVI
- the LOC105061062 gene encoding uncharacterized protein isoform X6, whose product is MISMLDVENKAVWEGEDDLMSSTQKKACEFSDPSKQIYVGTEESFSGQMNDELIGCYKDGACNSIKDICVDEGICSLKKILVENDESSQLLSSIFNYPVASGNSALSEEMAAAAATTADDLKSPSYGHLTSVEKDGEEQHVSGSLSKVGDKFDTANPFLSDMYDENISLKQFHPLHEFEIDPQQVEPTNFNCSDDHKHSSESLSEVGAKCRSTNPFVCDIPDETISFKQFLSLQEIETDPQQVQPANFDCSTEQLADRQKFNQGALEEECFITTAVTSDARQSNLCCGSKENVSICLSQGTAEEGCSMATSASSDVRESGQSNGVKESPAKSLSEDTLQEGCSASASSDVCGSEESNEIQENPSNNLSPGLLKDVCSPDTAVPSDAKEANQSGGTVGNPGNAELENGVSGAASISGQEESNQKIDRQKDGQAKNDPVTEEAVSDNATASARSSFVHNNHGDLNYSEPVYLSGPIVSSGHIPYSGSISLRSDSSTTSTRSFAFPILQPEWNSSPVKMAKADHSHLRKHRGWRVGLLCCRF
- the LOC105061062 gene encoding uncharacterized protein isoform X5, encoding MISMLDVENKAVWEGEDDLMSSTQKKACEFSDPSKQIYVGTEESFSGQMNDGKCMEYPFTLPADEIKLGENETVLCTDKTVTEIELPELIGCYKDGACNSIKDICVDEGICSLKKILVENDESSQLLSSIFNYPVASGNSALSEEMAAAAATTADDLKSPSYGHLTSVEKDGEEQHVSGSLSKVGDKFDTANPFLSDMYDENISLKQFHPLHEFEIDPQQVEPTNFNCSDDHKHSSESLSEVGAKCRSTNPFVCDIPDETISFKQFLSLQEIETDPQQVQPANFDCSTEQLADRQKFNQGALEEECFITTAVTSDARQSNLCCGSKENVSICLSQGTAEEGCSMATSASSDVRESGQSNGVKESPAKSLSEDTLQEGCSASASSDVCGSEESNEIQENPSNNLSPGLLKDVCSPDTAVPSDAKEANQSGGTVGNPGNAELENGVSGAASISGQEESNQKIDRQKDGQAKNDPVTEEAVSDNATASARSSFVHNNHGDLNYSEPVYLSGPIVSSGHIPYSGSISLRSDSSTTSTRSFAFPILSNK
- the LOC105061062 gene encoding uncharacterized protein isoform X2, which translates into the protein MKLENKAVWEGEDDLMSSTQKKACEFSDPSKQIYVGTEESFSGQMNDGKCMEYPFTLPADEIKLGENETVLCTDKTVTEIELPELIGCYKDGACNSIKDICVDEGICSLKKILVENDESSQLLSSIFNYPVASGNSALSEEMAAAAATTADDLKSPSYGHLTSVEKDGEEQHVSGSLSKVGDKFDTANPFLSDMYDENISLKQFHPLHEFEIDPQQVEPTNFNCSDDHKHSSESLSEVGAKCRSTNPFVCDIPDETISFKQFLSLQEIETDPQQVQPANFDCSTEQLADRQKFNQGALEEECFITTAVTSDARQSNLCCGSKENVSICLSQGTAEEGCSMATSASSDVRESGQSNGVKESPAKSLSEDTLQEGCSASASSDVCGSEESNEIQENPSNNLSPGLLKDVCSPDTAVPSDAKEANQSGGTVGNPGNAELENGVSGAASISGQEESNQKIDRQKDGQAKNDPVTEEAVSDNATASARSSFVHNNHGDLNYSEPVYLSGPIVSSGHIPYSGSISLRSDSSTTSTRSFAFPILQPEWNSSPVKMAKADHSHLRKHRGWRVGLLCCRF
- the LOC105061062 gene encoding uncharacterized protein isoform X1 gives rise to the protein MISMLDVENKAVWEGEDDLMSSTQKKACEFSDPSKQIYVGTEESFSGQMNDGKCMEYPFTLPADEIKLGENETVLCTDKTVTEIELPELIGCYKDGACNSIKDICVDEGICSLKKILVENDESSQLLSSIFNYPVASGNSALSEEMAAAAATTADDLKSPSYGHLTSVEKDGEEQHVSGSLSKVGDKFDTANPFLSDMYDENISLKQFHPLHEFEIDPQQVEPTNFNCSDDHKHSSESLSEVGAKCRSTNPFVCDIPDETISFKQFLSLQEIETDPQQVQPANFDCSTEQLADRQKFNQGALEEECFITTAVTSDARQSNLCCGSKENVSICLSQGTAEEGCSMATSASSDVRESGQSNGVKESPAKSLSEDTLQEGCSASASSDVCGSEESNEIQENPSNNLSPGLLKDVCSPDTAVPSDAKEANQSGGTVGNPGNAELENGVSGAASISGQEESNQKIDRQKDGQAKNDPVTEEAVSDNATASARSSFVHNNHGDLNYSEPVYLSGPIVSSGHIPYSGSISLRSDSSTTSTRSFAFPILQPEWNSSPVKMAKADHSHLRKHRGWRVGLLCCRF